In the Chroococcidiopsis sp. SAG 2025 genome, one interval contains:
- a CDS encoding photosystem II protein Y produces the protein MDIDLRVAFVLLPVIAAASWALFNIAPAAIRQIQGFFNKEA, from the coding sequence ATGGACATCGATCTGCGCGTTGCTTTTGTTCTGCTACCAGTAATCGCTGCTGCTAGCTGGGCGCTATTCAACATTGCTCCTGCTGCAATCAGACAAATTCAAGGCTTTTTCAACAAAGAAGCTTAA
- a CDS encoding gamma carbonic anhydrase family protein — protein sequence MSAQSYWSIPDLSPAAFVAANAVVMGAVKLAKGASIWYGAVVRGDVERIEIGECTNIQDGAILHGDPGKLTVLEDYVTVGHRAVVHSAYVERGSLIGIGAVILDGVRVGAGSIVGAGAVVSKDVPPRSLVVGVPAKILREVSQTEAAELIEHARRYEKLALVHAGKGTDLGFYRE from the coding sequence GTGTCTGCCCAATCCTACTGGTCAATTCCCGATCTTTCCCCGGCTGCCTTTGTTGCAGCTAATGCTGTCGTCATGGGCGCTGTCAAGCTGGCAAAAGGTGCGAGTATTTGGTACGGAGCCGTGGTGCGCGGCGATGTCGAAAGGATTGAAATTGGTGAATGTACTAATATTCAAGATGGCGCTATCTTACACGGCGATCCTGGGAAACTGACTGTTTTGGAAGATTATGTTACGGTAGGACATCGGGCGGTCGTGCATTCAGCTTACGTCGAGCGGGGCAGTTTAATCGGTATTGGAGCAGTAATTTTAGATGGTGTCAGAGTCGGAGCGGGAAGCATTGTGGGAGCGGGGGCAGTTGTGAGTAAAGATGTACCACCGCGATCGCTTGTTGTCGGAGTACCTGCCAAAATTTTACGGGAAGTCTCCCAAACCGAAGCCGCAGAATTGATCGAACACGCTCGTCGCTACGAAAAACTCGCCCTCGTCCATGCGGGAAAGGGAACCGATCTCGGGTTTTATCGAGAATAG